In Malassezia vespertilionis chromosome 7, complete sequence, the following proteins share a genomic window:
- the mug86_2 gene encoding Meiotically up-regulated protein 86 protein (EggNog:ENOG503NXGJ; COG:S; TransMembrane:6 (i97-117o123-146i153-171o191-214i221-239o245-267i)), translating into TLGAMSKNEILSCDTVTATLSSDQDYDCGMSLFDRKTQSMSPEEKHTAVKAARFGYGPLAALGPSAAQHLHSAYSKDVQPSLCCHAHKRKFANAAPLGFCAFALSIFLVSLIDIGTLGLNDPSFMICIGIAYGGLIQVLVGMWSIASCNTFDAVTFTSYGAYWISYAILLISGPSGVQQTVFSKKETTKDLLHTVGLYMFSWFIFTTLMLLCTLKSTLPSFMLFLCLDLNYLFLGLAYVRNDGELAQTVLLHIAGAFGIGAACSAWYSAFVGVADKSNSFIILPALTFPWAYQAESYDEEKIEHGA; encoded by the coding sequence ACCCTTGGCGCCATGTCCAAGAACGAGATTTTGTCGTGCGATACTGTCACGGCGACCTTGTCGAGTGATCAGGATTACGACTGCGGAATGAGCTTGTTTGATCGCAAGACGCAGAGCATGTCCCCAGAAGAGAAGCATACTGCGGtaaaagcagcgcgcttcgGTTATGGGCCATTAGCAGCGCTAGGCccgagtgcggcgcagcatctgcACTCTGCGTATTCTAAGGATGTTCAGCCAAGTCTCTGTTGCCatgcgcacaaacgcaAGTTTGCaaatgccgcgccgctggggTTTTGCGCGTTCGCATTGTCCATCTTTTTGGTCTCCTTAATCGATATTGGCACATTAGGTCTTAATGACCCAAGTTTTATGATTTGTATCGGCATTGCATACGGTGGCCTGATCCAGGTCCTTGTGGGTATGTGGTCAATTGCATCGTGCAACACATTTGATGCCGTGACGTTTACATCGTACGGTGCATATTGGATTTCCTACGCCATCCTCTTAATATCCGGCCCTAGTGGGGTGCAACAGACCGTCTTTTCCAAAAAAGAAACCACGAAGGATTTGCTGCACACTGTCGGGCTGTACATGTTTTCATGGTTTATTTTCACGACCCTGATGCTTTTGTGCACGCTCAAATCCACGCTTCCCTCATTTATGCTTTTCCTTTGCTTGGATTTGAATTACTTATTTCTTGGCCTGGCGTATGTGCGCAATGATGGTGAACTTGCACAAACAGTTTTACTTCATATCGCTGGTGCATTTGGGATTGGAGCTGCATGTTCAGCTTGGTACAGTGCCTTTGTTGGCGTTGCGGACAAGAGCAACTCCTTCATCATCCTCCCTGCACTGACCTTCCCTTGGGCATATCAAGCGGAAAGCTATGATGAGGAAAAGATCGAGCATGGGGCATAG